Below is a genomic region from Cellulomonas sp. P24.
CTGCACCGCGTGGCCACGCAGGACCTCAGAGGACAGCGTCGACTGGTCGAGGGCGCTCGGGATGTCGGAGAACCCCGGGCCGCGCAGCACCTGGACCTTGCCGCCCTCCTGGTCGGTCGCGATGAACATCGGCGTGCTGTGCGTCGTGGCCGGGCCGACGAGGCCGGTGAACAGCTCGACGAGGTTCTTGACCCGCTGCACGCCGGCGGTGGTGCGGCCCGCGAGGAACACGTTCCCGACGTGCAGGTCACGGACGACCTGGTCGCTGATCGCGGCGTGCGCATGCACGTCGACCCCGACCATGAACAGCTGCCCGACCTTCTCCTCGAGCGACCAGCCCGCCACCGGGTCCGGCGGGTTCGACGGTGAGGGAGCGGCGGTCGGGGTGGGCGTCGAGGGGGAGCTCGTCGCGGGAGGCGGCGAGCCTGTCGTCGACGGCACTGACGTGGCCGAGGAGAGAGGCGAGATCGGGGCGCGACCGATGGTCGGCGCGCACGCGGCGATCGAGAGAACGATGGTGACGGCGACGCAGCCGCGAGTGACGGAGCCGCTGAGAACAGTCAGAAGGTCTCCCAGGTACGGAGGTCTCGTCAGGCTACCCGACGGCCGTCGACGGGGCGTGCGCCACGGCCGTGGTCGGCGGTGCCGGCTGGGAGGGGTGCCAGGTCCGGTCGGTATGTTGACGCCATGCCACGACACGCAGCGGGCGACCGGCCGCCCCGTCCCGGCATGACCGGGCTGACCGGCACGGCTGCCGAGACGGTGGCGTGCCCGGCGGGTGCGGCGGCATGAGGCGGCTCGTGCGGCGGCGCTGGTGGATGCTGGCCGCAGTCGTTGCCATCGTCGCAGGGGCAGGCGTCGCGGCCACCGTGAGCGCGACCCCGTCGATCGTCACGCGGGACCGGATGGTGGCGGGTACTCCCGAGCAGGGGACACCGGTCGAGCTCGACACCACCCTGTACGTCCCAGCGCGCACGCCGGCCCCCGCGGTGCTGCTCGCCCACGGCTTCGGCGGGTCGAAGACCGACCTCGACGCAGAGGCGCGCTCGCTTGCCGAGCACGGCTACGTCGTCCTCACCTACACCGCGCGCGGCTTCGGGCGGTCCGGAGGGCTGATCCACCTCGACGCGCCGGACTACGAGGTCGCAGACGCGAAGGACCTGGTGTCCTACCTCGCGACGTTGCCGGAGGTGCTCACCGATGCCATGGGGGACCCGCGCGTCGGCGTCGCGGGGTCGTCCTACGGTGGGGCGCTCGCGCTCCTGCTGGGCGCGTACGACCCGCGCGTCGACGCGATCGGTGCCGACATCACGTGGAGCGACCTCACGCAGGCGCTGTTCCCGAACGGGGCAGGCCCGCAGCAGGGGGGTGCGACCGGGGTGTTCAAGAAGATGTGGGCCTCCGAGCTCTTCGCCTCGGCGTCGTCGCCCGTGCCGGGGACGTCGTCGGGAGCCTGCGGGAGGTTCGCGCCGGACCTCTGTGCGGCGTACCAGGAGGCGGCGCAGACCGGACAGCCGGACCCGTCACTGGTCTCCCTGCTGCGTGCGTCGAGCCCGATCGGTGTGCTGGACCGGATCACCGCGCCGACCCTGATCAGCCAGGGGGAGGACGACTCCCTGTTCACCCTTGCCCAGGCGGACGAGAACGCGACGGGCATCGCGGCGCACGGCACACCCGTGCGGGTGGTCTGGCGCTCCGGCGGGCACGACGGCGGGACGTCGACGGCCGATCTCGTGACGGCTCTCGAGGGGTGGTTCGACCCGGTGCTCCTGCACGGCGCCCGACCGGCCGGGTCGTTCGACATCGCCGTGCCAGGCACCGGGATCTCCTCGGCAACGGGTCGGGCCGTCGCCGAGACCCTGCACGCCACCGACGGCTACCCGAGCAGGCGGACCGACAGCGTCCAGCTCACCGGGGCGCCGCAGACGGTTCAGGCACCGGCCGGGGAGTCCCGGCGGCGATCAGCTCGGTCCCGGGGGTCGGCAGCCTGCTGACTGCCGCGGCATCGGTCGGCGGGTCGTCGAGGGTCTCGTCGATCCCCGGCCAGGTGGCACGCTTCGCCTCGGCCCCGCTCCCGACCGCGATGCTCGTCGCTGGTGGGTCCACGGTCACGCTCGACGTCACCGCGCTCGGCCCCGTCGGTCCCGTCGGCCCCGTCGGCCCTGCGGCCTCGGCACCTGCGGCGGCCGCCGGCACCGGCTCGGACCTCGCGACCGCCACCCTGTTCGCCTCCGTCCACCTGGTCGGTGTCGGGGGGACGGACTCGCTGCCGGCCGGTCTGGTCGCACCGGTCCGCCTCACCGGGCTCAGGCCGGGGGTTCCGCAGACGGTGACGATCACCCTCCCGTCGGTCGTGACCAATGTGCCCGCGGGGGACCGGCTCGTCGTCGAGGTCGGCACCACCGACCTGGCCTACGCGCTTCCGACGGCGCCTCGTGCGTACTCGATCGCGCTGACCGACGGCGTCCTCTCGGTCGCGACCGTCGACGGGCGGATCGTCCGCAGCGGGCACCCGTGGATCTGGTTGCTGACCGGTCTCGCCGCGATCGCGCTGCTGGTCGTGGGCGTGACGGCGGCCTCGGCCGGTCGCCGGCGCCGGCGGACGGCGGCACGCGATCTCGCCCACGTGCCGGTGGCGGTCGACGGCCTCGTCAAGCAGTACGGGGACGGCTACCGGGCTGTCGACGGCGTGACGTTCCGGGTCGAGGCCGGGCAGGTCGTCGGTCTGCTGGGTCCGAACGGGGCCGGCAAGACCACGACGCTCCGGGTGCTCATGGGGCTGATCCGGCCGACGTCGGGAACAGTCCGCGTGTTCGGTGAGCTCGTCGAGGCCGGGGCTCCCGTGCTCTCGCGGATCGGTTCGTTCATCGAGGGCCCGGGTCTGCTGCCGCACCTCTCGGGTCGGGACAACCTGCGGCTCTTCTGGGAGGCCACCGGGCGTCCGGCGGGCGACTCCCAGCTCGACACCGCACTCGAGATCGCGGGCCTCGGGGAGTCGGTCGACCGGCTGGTCAAGACCTACAGCCAGGGCATGCGCCAGCGGCTCGCGATTGCCCAGGCGATGCTCGGCCTGCCGGAGCTCCTCGTCCTCGACGAGCCGACCAACGGTCTCGACCCGTTGCAGATCGCGGAGATGCGCGAGGTGCTCCGGCGCTACACGACCACGGGGCGCACCGTCGTCATCTCGAGCCACCTGCTGGCCGAGGTGGAGCAGACCTGCACCCATGTCGTCGTGATGCACAAGGGCCGCCTGGTCGCGGTCGGCTCGGTCGCGGAGATCGCCGCCGCGGGCCGAATGCAGCTCGCCGTCGACGACCCCGCACGGGCCGTGCAGATCCTGGCGGCCGCCGGCGTGCCGGCCGAGGCGGTCCCCGCCCGGCGATCGCTCGAGGACATCTTCATCGAGATGGTGGGGCAGGACCATGACTGAGACCTCGATGGACGCGAGCAGGCCGTCGGACCGGCCGGCCCCGACCCGACGCGGTGTCCACGACCGCCTGCTGCAGATGGCGGAGGTGCACGACAACGGCTTCCGGCCGGAACGAACCCTGCGGCTGCGGGTGGAGTTCACCCGCCAGCTCCGGCGCCGCCGCACGCAGCTCGCGGCGGTCGTCCTGCTCGTGCTTCCGGTCATCATCGCTCTTGCGTTCCGCGTCAGCTCGCAGCCGGGAGCACCGGGTGGCGGCGCGCGCAGCGGGGGCGGCTCGGGGTCGGCCCTGGTCACGCTCGCCACCACGGGGGCGACCAACTTCTCGCTGTTCACGGAGTTCGCCTCGGCCGGGTTCCTGCTCGTCGTGATCGTCGCGCTCTTCTGCGGCGACACCGTCGCGAGCGAGGCGAGCTGGTCGTCCCTGCGCTACCTGCTGGCGATCCCGGTCCCGCGCTCGCGGCTCCTGCGACAGAAGCTCGTCGTCGCCCTGTCGCTCAGCGTCGCGGCGAACGTGCTGCTCCCGGCGTGGTCGTTCCTCGTGGGCGGGGTCTTCTTCGGCTGGGCGCCGGGGCGGTCCCCGCTCGGCGGCACGTTCAGCACCGGGATCGCCCTGCAGCGTCTGCTGATCGTGGTCGCCTATGCCAGCCTCCAGTCGCTCGTCGTGGCCGCGCTGGCGTTCATGCTGAGCGTGCTGACCGACGCGCCGCTCGGCGCGGTCGGCGGCGCGACCATGCTCGTGGTCGTGTCGAACATCCTCGACTCGATCACGGCGCTCGACCCGTACCGGCAGTACCTGCCCACGCACTTCCAGTACTCGTGGCTCGATGCGCTCGGTCCCGGCATCGTGTGGGACGACATGATGCGGGGGGACGGGTGTCGCTCTCGTCTACGCGGCGGTGTTCTTCGCCGTGGCGTGGTGGCGGTTCCAGCGCAAGGACGTCGTCAGCTGACCTCGGCCACCCGCGGTGGGCGATCCCGCCGTGCAGGTGACCGCCCACGGAGGACGATGGGGGCGTGCCTCACCTCTCGCGCCGATCCGGGCCTCGCGACGTGCGAGCCCGTGCCCGGCGCCGCCCGCCTGGCTCCGCGCGGGTCTCGCCATGAGCTTCGGCCTGCTCGCACTGATCTGCCTGGCGGGGATCGCCGGACCGCTGCTGGCGGTCTCCCGCCGATGGGGGCTGCCCGTCGTCGTCGGTGAGCTGACGGCCGGCATCGTGCTCGGGCCGATGGGAGCCGGCCTCCTGGACGCCGGCGAGCCGACGTTCGCGTTCATGGCGACCATCGGGTTCGCGCTGGTCATGTTCGTCACCGGCTCGCACGTCCCGGTCGCCGACCAGCGGCTTCGCCGCGCGCTGCCCGTCGGTGCGCTCCGCGCGACGGTGGTCGGCGTCGCCTCCGTGCCGGTGGCGTTCGTGCTGGCTGCCGTCTTCGGTACCGACCACGTGGCGTTGTACGCGGTCCTCCTGGCCTCGTCGTCGGCGGCGCTGATCCTGCCGATCATCGATGCCGTGCACCTGTCGGGCGACGCGGTCCTCGAGCTGTTGCCGCAGGTCGCGATCGCCGACACCGCGTGCATCGTCGCCGTGCCGCTCGCGATCGAGCCGGCGCACGCGGGCCGGGCCGCCGTCGGTGCCGTGGTCGTCGTGGCGAGCGCGGGCGTGCTCTTCCTGGCGCTGCGCACCGCGGAGCGGCGCGGGTGGAGAGTCCGGCTCCATCGGCTGTCCGACCGCCGCAAGTTCGCGCTCGAGCTCCGGATCAGCCTGACCGTCCTGTTCGGCCTCGCGGCCGTCGCGCAGGCCAGCCGGGTGTCGGTCATGCTGGCGGGGTTCGCGTGCGGGCTGGCGGTCGCCGGGGTCGGCGAGCCGCGGCGACTCGCCCGCCAGCTGTTCGCCGTCACGGAGGGCTTCTTCGGCCCGATGTTCTTCATCTGGCTCGGGGCCTCGCTGGACCTCCTTGCTCTGGCACGGCGACCGGCGCTGATCGGGCTCGGGCTCGCGCTCGGAGCGGGTGCCGTGGCCACGCACCTCGTGCCGCGCGCGTTCGGTCAGCCCGTCGCGATCGGTGGGATGGCTGCGGCACAGCTCGGGGTGCCCGTCGCCGCAGCGGCACTCGGGACTCAGGCGCACCTGCTGGCCGACGGCGAACCGGCTGCGCTGCTGCTGGGAGCGCTCGTCACGGTCGGGGTGGTGGCCGTCGCCGCGGGCCGGGCCGCCCGTGCCCAGGTCGCGGAGACCGGATCGGGCCCGTCGACGGGTCTCCAGCCGTCGTCGTAGGCCGTCACGGGGTCGGAGCGGCCGGAACGATCGTGCACCCAACATGCACATACGTGCACCCTGCACCTACCGATCGAGGCGGCCGGCATCGGCGTACCCGCCGGCGAGCACATCGGCGAAGGTGAGGTATGGCGAGCCATACCGCGATTCGTCGAACACCCGCTACTGTCTCGAAGTCAACACAGTCCGCCTGCTCGTCTGAGCGGGCGTGAACGAGGGGTTCAATGATGAGCAACGACGTTCAAGGCACTCGTGGTACGACGACCGTTCAGGAGCCGGCTGCAGCCGCACCGCCCGTTCCGTTCGCGGACCCGGGGGCCCTCGGGCTCGCGGCGTTCGCACTGACGACGTTCGTCCTCAGCTTCGTCAACGCCGGGCTCCTGCCGGCGACGGTGGAGCCCGTGGTGTTCGGCCTCGCGCTGTTCTACGGCGGTCTCGCCCAGTTCGCCGCCGGGATCTGGGAGTTCGCGAACCGCAACACCTTCGGCGCCACCGCGTTCTGCTCGTACGGTGCGTTCTGGATGGCCTTCTGGTTCCTCGCCCGGTTCACCGACCTCAAGGGCGCAGGCACCGACGCCGGCAAGGGTGTCGGGGTGTTCCTGCTCGCCTGGGGCATCTTCACGCTGTACATGACGATCGCCGCGCGGCGGACGAGCATGGCGGTCTTCCTCGTCTTCGTCTTCCTGA
It encodes:
- a CDS encoding S9 family peptidase; the encoded protein is MRRLVRRRWWMLAAVVAIVAGAGVAATVSATPSIVTRDRMVAGTPEQGTPVELDTTLYVPARTPAPAVLLAHGFGGSKTDLDAEARSLAEHGYVVLTYTARGFGRSGGLIHLDAPDYEVADAKDLVSYLATLPEVLTDAMGDPRVGVAGSSYGGALALLLGAYDPRVDAIGADITWSDLTQALFPNGAGPQQGGATGVFKKMWASELFASASSPVPGTSSGACGRFAPDLCAAYQEAAQTGQPDPSLVSLLRASSPIGVLDRITAPTLISQGEDDSLFTLAQADENATGIAAHGTPVRVVWRSGGHDGGTSTADLVTALEGWFDPVLLHGARPAGSFDIAVPGTGISSATGRAVAETLHATDGYPSRRTDSVQLTGAPQTVQAPAGESRRRSARSRGSAAC
- a CDS encoding ABC transporter ATP-binding protein: MARFASAPLPTAMLVAGGSTVTLDVTALGPVGPVGPVGPAASAPAAAAGTGSDLATATLFASVHLVGVGGTDSLPAGLVAPVRLTGLRPGVPQTVTITLPSVVTNVPAGDRLVVEVGTTDLAYALPTAPRAYSIALTDGVLSVATVDGRIVRSGHPWIWLLTGLAAIALLVVGVTAASAGRRRRRTAARDLAHVPVAVDGLVKQYGDGYRAVDGVTFRVEAGQVVGLLGPNGAGKTTTLRVLMGLIRPTSGTVRVFGELVEAGAPVLSRIGSFIEGPGLLPHLSGRDNLRLFWEATGRPAGDSQLDTALEIAGLGESVDRLVKTYSQGMRQRLAIAQAMLGLPELLVLDEPTNGLDPLQIAEMREVLRRYTTTGRTVVISSHLLAEVEQTCTHVVVMHKGRLVAVGSVAEIAAAGRMQLAVDDPARAVQILAAAGVPAEAVPARRSLEDIFIEMVGQDHD
- a CDS encoding ABC transporter permease, whose translation is MTETSMDASRPSDRPAPTRRGVHDRLLQMAEVHDNGFRPERTLRLRVEFTRQLRRRRTQLAAVVLLVLPVIIALAFRVSSQPGAPGGGARSGGGSGSALVTLATTGATNFSLFTEFASAGFLLVVIVALFCGDTVASEASWSSLRYLLAIPVPRSRLLRQKLVVALSLSVAANVLLPAWSFLVGGVFFGWAPGRSPLGGTFSTGIALQRLLIVVAYASLQSLVVAALAFMLSVLTDAPLGAVGGATMLVVVSNILDSITALDPYRQYLPTHFQYSWLDALGPGIVWDDMMRGDGCRSRLRGGVLRRGVVAVPAQGRRQLTSATRGGRSRRAGDRPRRTMGACLTSRADPGLATCEPVPGAARLAPRGSRHELRPARTDLPGGDRRTAAGGLPPMGAARRRR
- a CDS encoding cation:proton antiporter; the protein is MSFGLLALICLAGIAGPLLAVSRRWGLPVVVGELTAGIVLGPMGAGLLDAGEPTFAFMATIGFALVMFVTGSHVPVADQRLRRALPVGALRATVVGVASVPVAFVLAAVFGTDHVALYAVLLASSSAALILPIIDAVHLSGDAVLELLPQVAIADTACIVAVPLAIEPAHAGRAAVGAVVVVASAGVLFLALRTAERRGWRVRLHRLSDRRKFALELRISLTVLFGLAAVAQASRVSVMLAGFACGLAVAGVGEPRRLARQLFAVTEGFFGPMFFIWLGASLDLLALARRPALIGLGLALGAGAVATHLVPRAFGQPVAIGGMAAAQLGVPVAAAALGTQAHLLADGEPAALLLGALVTVGVVAVAAGRAARAQVAETGSGPSTGLQPSS
- a CDS encoding acetate uptake transporter, encoding MMSNDVQGTRGTTTVQEPAAAAPPVPFADPGALGLAAFALTTFVLSFVNAGLLPATVEPVVFGLALFYGGLAQFAAGIWEFANRNTFGATAFCSYGAFWMAFWFLARFTDLKGAGTDAGKGVGVFLLAWGIFTLYMTIAARRTSMAVFLVFVFLTLTFFALAIGDYTATTAFTRIGGVLGIVTALLAWYGSFAVVVNSTHKRVVLPVGPQ